The Burkholderia pyrrocinia genome has a segment encoding these proteins:
- a CDS encoding SDR family oxidoreductase, translated as MSTTEKVALVTGSSRGIGAEIACRLARDGFRVVVNYAGSAGPARDVVDAIVADGGEAVAVQADVADPAATAALFDAAERAFGRVDVVVNSAGVMKLAAIADVDDATFDQTVAINLKGTFNVSREAAKRVRDGGRIVNLSSSVIGMRLPTYGVYIATKAAVEGLTQVLAQEMRGRGISVNAVAPGPVATELFLQGKSPELVDRMAKMNPLERLGQPGDIAGVVAFLAGPDGAWVNGQVLRANGGMC; from the coding sequence ATGAGCACAACGGAAAAGGTCGCCCTCGTCACGGGTTCATCGCGCGGCATCGGCGCGGAAATCGCCTGCCGTCTCGCCCGGGACGGTTTCAGGGTCGTCGTGAACTATGCCGGCAGCGCCGGCCCCGCGCGGGACGTGGTCGACGCGATCGTCGCCGACGGCGGCGAAGCCGTCGCGGTGCAGGCGGACGTCGCCGACCCGGCGGCGACCGCCGCACTGTTCGACGCGGCCGAGCGCGCGTTCGGCCGCGTCGACGTGGTAGTCAACAGCGCGGGCGTCATGAAGCTCGCCGCCATCGCCGACGTCGACGACGCGACCTTCGACCAGACCGTCGCGATCAACCTGAAGGGCACGTTCAACGTCAGCCGCGAGGCGGCGAAGCGCGTGCGCGACGGCGGCCGCATCGTCAACCTGTCGTCGAGCGTGATCGGCATGCGCCTGCCGACCTACGGCGTGTACATCGCGACCAAGGCGGCCGTCGAAGGCCTGACGCAGGTGCTCGCCCAGGAGATGCGCGGCCGCGGCATCAGCGTGAACGCGGTCGCGCCGGGGCCGGTCGCGACCGAGCTGTTCCTGCAGGGCAAGAGCCCCGAACTCGTCGACCGGATGGCGAAGATGAACCCGCTGGAGCGGCTCGGCCAGCCCGGGGACATCGCCGGCGTCGTCGCGTTCCTCGCCGGCCCCGACGGCGCGTGGGTCAACGGCCAGGTCCTGCGCGCCAACGGCGGCATGTGCTGA
- a CDS encoding alpha/beta fold hydrolase has protein sequence MTAYAHATTASLDIAYLEWNPRGERVAVLLHGWPDSPVGWEAVAAALAARGYRVLAPALRGFEPTRFRDATVPRSGQLAALGRDLLEFVDVLGVERPVLVGHDWGARAVANACGLRDGVASHLVMLSVGYGTNDPGQPLSLQQARNYWYHWFMATPRGEQALRDDCRAFARAMWDTWSPPGWYRDSDFDAAAAAFDGPDWIDVVLHSYRHRWGFAPGAPAYADDDARLNPSPVLSVPTLVLHGGADAVNHPDSSAGRERLFAGRYARQVLDGVGHFPQREASAAVADAILGFCERD, from the coding sequence ATGACTGCCTATGCGCATGCGACGACCGCGTCGCTCGATATCGCCTATCTCGAATGGAACCCGCGCGGCGAACGCGTGGCCGTGCTGCTGCACGGCTGGCCGGACAGCCCGGTCGGCTGGGAGGCCGTGGCGGCGGCGCTGGCCGCGCGCGGCTACCGCGTACTCGCGCCCGCGCTGCGCGGCTTTGAGCCGACGCGCTTTCGCGACGCAACCGTGCCGCGCAGCGGCCAGCTCGCGGCGCTCGGGCGCGACCTGCTCGAATTCGTCGATGTGCTCGGCGTCGAGCGGCCCGTGCTGGTCGGGCACGACTGGGGCGCCCGCGCGGTCGCGAACGCGTGCGGGCTGCGCGACGGCGTCGCATCGCATCTGGTGATGCTGTCGGTCGGGTACGGCACCAACGATCCCGGTCAGCCGCTGTCGCTGCAGCAGGCGCGCAACTACTGGTATCACTGGTTCATGGCGACGCCGCGCGGCGAGCAGGCGCTGCGCGACGATTGCCGCGCGTTTGCCCGCGCGATGTGGGACACGTGGTCGCCGCCCGGCTGGTATCGCGACAGCGATTTCGATGCGGCCGCTGCCGCGTTCGATGGGCCCGACTGGATCGACGTCGTGCTGCATTCGTACCGGCATCGCTGGGGTTTCGCACCGGGTGCGCCGGCCTATGCCGACGACGACGCGCGGCTGAATCCGTCGCCCGTGCTGTCGGTGCCGACGCTCGTGCTGCACGGCGGCGCGGATGCCGTCAACCACCCGGACAGTTCGGCCGGGCGCGAACGGTTGTTCGCCGGGCGCTACGCGCGGCAGGTGCTGGACGGCGTCGGGCATTTTCCGCAGCGCGAGGCGTCGGCGGCGGTCGCGGACGCGATCCTCGGGTTCTGCGAGCGCGACTGA
- a CDS encoding LysR family transcriptional regulator, which produces MEPLTDPASTSLDIALLRTFLEVVDSRGFAPAAERLALTPSAVSGHIKRLEQAAGTVLLARTTRRIALTPAGDTLYAYARNIVDMEREVRARLRGAPAQGRLRVGASEDFAGAWLPQVLRTFRDRHPRTSIELKVGITASLLREQTLGRLDVVFGKQCRQVDAPGELLWEEPLVWAFASDRTLDADGEVPLALFPEPCVYRDAAVSALAAALRPFRVLFESNSMAGCVSAALAGFAVTVLARSQLRDGLRACGPQDGLPALPAARFYAFTSKPDGVGAALIEAVREVGRNRQFAALAD; this is translated from the coding sequence ATGGAACCACTGACCGACCCCGCGTCGACCTCGCTCGACATCGCGCTGCTGCGCACCTTCCTCGAAGTCGTCGACAGCCGCGGGTTCGCGCCGGCCGCGGAACGCCTCGCGCTGACGCCGTCGGCCGTCAGCGGCCACATCAAGCGGCTCGAACAGGCGGCCGGCACCGTGCTGCTCGCGCGCACGACGCGCCGTATCGCGCTCACGCCGGCCGGCGACACGCTGTATGCGTACGCGCGCAACATCGTCGACATGGAGCGCGAAGTGCGTGCGAGGCTGCGCGGCGCGCCGGCGCAGGGTCGGCTGCGCGTCGGCGCATCGGAGGATTTCGCGGGTGCGTGGCTGCCGCAGGTGCTGCGCACGTTCCGCGATCGCCACCCGCGCACGTCGATCGAGCTGAAGGTCGGGATCACCGCGTCGCTGCTGCGCGAGCAGACGCTCGGCCGGCTCGATGTCGTGTTCGGCAAGCAGTGCCGACAGGTCGACGCGCCGGGCGAATTGCTGTGGGAAGAGCCGCTCGTGTGGGCATTCGCGTCGGACCGCACGCTCGACGCCGACGGCGAAGTGCCGCTCGCGCTGTTTCCGGAACCGTGCGTCTATCGTGACGCCGCCGTATCGGCGCTCGCCGCCGCGCTGCGGCCGTTCCGCGTGCTGTTCGAGAGCAACAGCATGGCCGGCTGCGTGTCGGCCGCACTCGCGGGCTTCGCAGTCACCGTGCTGGCGCGCAGCCAGTTGCGCGACGGGCTGCGCGCATGCGGGCCGCAGGACGGCCTGCCCGCGCTGCCGGCCGCACGTTTCTACGCGTTCACATCGAAGCCGGACGGCGTCGGCGCGGCGCTGATCGAAGCGGTGCGGGAAGTCGGGCGCAACCGGCAGTTCGCGGCGCTGGCCGACTGA
- a CDS encoding LysR family transcriptional regulator, which produces MDKLDQVRIFLQVAEMGSFIKAAHALDVPRATVSAAVQQLEAGLGTRLLHRTTRQVQLTADGVLLLERGRRLLAEADELDRLFRRRDRDVVGRLNVDVPSRIARRVVAPALPSLFRRYPKLQLSLGSTDRSIDLVQEGVDCAIRVGRLADSSLVVRPLGQFTLINCASPDYLRECGVPEHPDALAHGHWAIGYASPTTGRELGWEYCVDGERHMLTLPSRVIVNNAETYIAGCIAGMGLIQIPRFDVEHLLDSGALVDVMPGHRAEPMDVSAVYPHRRHRSRRLNAFVDWFGELMADALTGAAAGKGAEGD; this is translated from the coding sequence ATGGACAAGCTGGATCAGGTCAGAATCTTCCTGCAGGTTGCCGAGATGGGCAGCTTCATCAAGGCCGCGCATGCGCTCGACGTGCCGCGCGCGACCGTGTCGGCGGCCGTGCAGCAGCTCGAGGCGGGGCTCGGCACGCGCCTCTTGCACCGCACGACGCGCCAGGTGCAGTTGACCGCCGACGGCGTGCTGCTGCTCGAACGCGGGCGGCGCCTGCTCGCGGAGGCCGACGAGCTCGACCGACTGTTCCGCCGCCGCGACCGCGACGTGGTCGGGCGGCTGAATGTCGACGTGCCGAGCCGGATCGCGCGCCGCGTGGTCGCGCCCGCGCTGCCGTCGCTGTTTCGCCGCTACCCGAAGCTGCAACTGTCGCTCGGCTCGACGGACCGTTCGATCGACCTCGTGCAGGAGGGCGTCGACTGCGCGATCCGCGTCGGGCGGCTTGCCGACAGCAGCCTCGTCGTGCGGCCGCTCGGGCAGTTCACGCTGATCAACTGCGCGAGCCCCGACTACCTGCGCGAATGCGGCGTGCCCGAGCATCCGGATGCGCTCGCGCACGGGCACTGGGCGATCGGCTATGCGTCGCCGACGACCGGGCGCGAGCTCGGGTGGGAATACTGCGTGGACGGCGAGCGGCACATGCTGACGCTGCCGAGCCGCGTGATCGTCAACAACGCCGAAACCTATATCGCCGGCTGCATCGCGGGGATGGGGCTGATCCAGATTCCGCGGTTCGACGTCGAGCATCTGCTGGACAGCGGCGCGCTCGTCGATGTGATGCCCGGCCACCGCGCCGAGCCGATGGACGTGTCGGCCGTGTATCCGCACCGGCGGCACCGGTCGCGCCGGCTCAATGCGTTCGTCGATTGGTTCGGGGAGCTGATGGCGGACGCGTTGACGGGGGCAGCGGCCGGGAAGGGCGCGGAAGGCGACTGA
- a CDS encoding SDR family oxidoreductase: protein MATHTLADKVVLIAGGAKNLGGLIARDLAGHGAKAVAIHYNSAASQAQAEETAAAVRAAGAEAATFQADLTTAAAVEKLFDDAQQRFGKIDIAINTVGKVLKKPFTEISEAEYDEMFAVNSKSAFFFIKEAGRHLEDHGKLVTLVTSLLGAFTPFYAAYEGSKAPVEHFTRAASKEYGARGISVTAVGPGPMDTPFFYPAEGADAVAYHKTAAALSPFSKTGLTDIEDVVPFIRHLVTDGWWITGQTILINGGYTTK from the coding sequence GTGGCAACTCACACGCTCGCAGACAAGGTCGTCCTGATCGCAGGCGGCGCAAAGAATCTCGGCGGCCTGATCGCGCGGGACCTGGCGGGCCACGGCGCGAAGGCGGTGGCGATTCACTACAACAGCGCGGCGTCGCAGGCGCAGGCCGAGGAGACGGCCGCCGCGGTGCGCGCGGCCGGTGCCGAGGCCGCAACGTTCCAGGCCGACCTGACGACGGCCGCCGCGGTCGAGAAGCTGTTCGACGACGCGCAGCAGCGCTTCGGCAAGATCGACATCGCGATCAACACGGTCGGCAAGGTGCTGAAGAAGCCGTTCACCGAGATCAGCGAAGCCGAGTACGACGAGATGTTCGCGGTCAACAGCAAGTCGGCGTTCTTCTTCATCAAGGAAGCGGGGCGGCACCTCGAGGATCACGGCAAGCTCGTCACGCTCGTGACGTCGCTGCTCGGCGCGTTCACGCCGTTTTATGCGGCGTACGAAGGATCGAAGGCGCCGGTCGAGCACTTCACGCGCGCGGCGTCGAAGGAGTACGGCGCACGCGGGATCTCGGTGACGGCCGTCGGTCCCGGCCCGATGGACACGCCGTTCTTCTATCCGGCCGAAGGCGCCGATGCGGTCGCGTATCACAAGACGGCGGCCGCGCTGTCGCCGTTCAGCAAGACGGGCCTGACCGACATCGAGGACGTCGTGCCGTTCATCCGCCATCTCGTGACCGACGGCTGGTGGATCACGGGCCAGACGATCCTGATCAACGGCGGCTATACGACCAAGTAA